The Ammoniphilus sp. CFH 90114 nucleotide sequence TTTTATGGTGTATGCTCTCGCCTCATCTATTGGGAAAGTGCCAGCTATGCTACTGTTTGCCTTTGTTGGGGATAATCTGGTTTCAGATCCTAAAAATTTGATAGTTACCATTGGGGTATATGCGATCTTTTTTTCCATTACAATATTCCTCTACCGTCTATGGGAAAGACGCTACAGAACATAAAGGGCCATACGAGTGTACTCGCATGGCCTTTCTTGTTTTTTATTCTACTGCAGAGAATTCGTGAACCCATACCTTCATTTGTGGAAGCCACGGCATCCCAGGGTGGATAGATAAAATAGATTGTTTATATTCCTCTAAGTTATCATAGCCTTCCATCTTCGCCTTCTCATCGTTTAGATCTCCCAAAGTTTCTTGATAAACTCGATCTACACGAAACGATTTTCCATTCAAGATCATGACTTCACCTGGATCGGCGTATCTGCCGTTTCTACGGGTGGAGATTTTTTTTCCTGCAATAACCCTCTCAATATCCTCAGGTTTTGTAATCATTCGATCGATCTCACATGTTTTAGGTGGTAGTGTTGGAGTTGACATATGTAAAACCTCTCCCTTTATTTAAGTAAATACCCTTTCCGTTCCTTTATAGTCTATCACAACATCTATTCCTATGCCTAAGAACAGGGTCATAAAAAATTCACAATGATCCTCTAACTTTTCACAAAGTGAAAACAGATTGGTCATAGTCGCTTTGTATAATGAAATCAATCCCACAGAGGAGTGGGAAGCAAGAATAAAACCTAAGGGGGAATTAAAAATGAAAAAGTTCTTTATGTTATTGATGACTGGTGCATTGGCTATAGTGTTAGCAGTAGGATGTTCAT carries:
- a CDS encoding ASCH domain-containing protein, with the translated sequence MSTPTLPPKTCEIDRMITKPEDIERVIAGKKISTRRNGRYADPGEVMILNGKSFRVDRVYQETLGDLNDEKAKMEGYDNLEEYKQSILSIHPGMPWLPQMKVWVHEFSAVE